The sequence below is a genomic window from Longimicrobiaceae bacterium.
AGACGGGTGGCAGGCACCGCAGTTCAGAGGTGCCGGCCACCCGGCTCCGGAGCGGTGCGCCCGAAGCGCATCCAGCCCGTCAGCCGCGGGTCGTCACGCATCGCGCGAAGGCCGGCACAGCAAACCCTCCGGCGACACTCAGCCCGTGGCGCCGTCGCCGTGGATGACGAGCGGGCGGCGGTCCAGGCGCGCCTCGGCGGCCTCCAGGAACTCGCGAATGTCGTGGGGGCGCACGGTGAAGTCGCCCAGCTTGCTGCGGTGCGGGCCGTGCCAGTCCGAGCCGCCGGTGGTGAGCAGGCCCAGCGTGCGCGCCGCCGTTTCGAACAGGAACGCGTCGGCCGGCGGCGTGTTGGGACGGTAGCACTCCACGCCGTCGAGGCCCAGCTCCGCGAACCCCCGGATCTCCGCGTCGAACAGGTCCAGCGGCGGGTGCGCCCACACGGCCAGGCCCCCGGCCCCGTGGATGGTGTCGATGGCCTCGCGCACCGACGGGAACTCGGTGCTCACGAAGGCGCTGCCGCCGTCGCGCAGGTACAGGTCGAACGCCTCGCCGTAGTAGCGCGTGTGGCCCGCCGCCAGCAGCGCCCGCGCCAGGTGCGGCCGCCCGATGGAGGCCGCCTCGGGTCCCGCGGCGGCGACCACGGCGTCGAACTCGATGGGGATGCCCTGCTCCTGCAGGCGCCCCACCATCCGCCGCATCCGGTCCTCGCGCCGCAGCACGGAGCCGCGCTGGTGCCGCTGGACGGGCTCGGACGCCGCGTCCACGAAGTAGCCGAGGACGTGGATCTCGGCCGCGCCGTGGCTGGTGCTGATCTCGATGCCGGGGATCACGCGCACGTTCAGCCCGCCCGCGGCCTCCAGCGCCTCGGGGACGCCGGCGGCGGTGTCGTGGTCGGTGATGGCGATCAGGTCCATCCCCGCCGCGTCTGCCGCGCGCACCACGGCGCCGGGCGCGAGGTGCCCGTCGGAGGCGTGGGTGTGGATGTGGAGGTCGATCCGCTTCATGGGGTCCGCTGGAATAAAGTCCACCGCCGGGCGCTGGTCCCGGCGGTGATGAGCCGCGTGCGGCCGATTGGCTGGCGAGAGATGCCGTTTCGATGGATGCGCATCGTCCGGTCTCCGCGACGGCCGTCCGGCCATCGCAGGCATCGGACCAACACGCGTCCGCTCCGTGGAAGTACCACGCGGAGCGCGGAAGGTGCCCTTTCGGAGCGGCATGCGGCGCCGCGCATCTCCCGCTCCCCCGCCGTTCCGAACCGTCGGGAATCGGCACGGCCGCGGGAAACGGCAGATGCGCATCAACCTACGTTAGCCGCCGTGCGGAAGCGAATCGGAATCGTGCATGCTCGGGCGCGTCCATAGTCGAGGCGCTGCGGACACGGGATGGGCCGAGGCATCCGTGCGGCGGAAAGTCTCGGATGCGATGAATCGCATCCCTACCGTCGGACGGCTCCGTGCGAGGCCGGGACCGCTGCCGCGCGGCGGTTCGGCGCGCATCGCCGGGCGACGGAGGATGCGAGAAGCCCCCGCCACTCCGGAGAGCGGCGGGGGCCTCTTCGTTCATCTGCCGGAACGGACGCCTACGCGGCCTGGGCGTGCTCGGCCAGGACAGTGACGACGTTGCCGACCACCTGGAGGAACCCGCCGTCGACGGTGAAGACGGAGGTCGTGCCGCCGCTGGTGATGCGCAGGCGGCCGTTGCCGAGCAGCGCCATGAGCGGCGCGTGGCCGCGCAGGATGCCCAGCTCGCCGTCGTACGCCGGCGCCACCACCTGGTCGGCGTCGCCCTCGTAGACCGTCTGCTCGGGCGAGAGCACCGACACGTGCAGCGCGCCCGTGCCCGCGGCGCCGGAGGGGGCCGCCATCAGGCGCCCGCTTCCAGCTTGGCGGCCTTGGCGACGGCGCCCTCGATGCCGCCCACCATGTAGAAGGCCTGCTCGGGCAGGTTGTCGAACTCGCCGGCCACCACGCGCTCGAACGAGGC
It includes:
- a CDS encoding PHP domain-containing protein, which gives rise to MKRIDLHIHTHASDGHLAPGAVVRAADAAGMDLIAITDHDTAAGVPEALEAAGGLNVRVIPGIEISTSHGAAEIHVLGYFVDAASEPVQRHQRGSVLRREDRMRRMVGRLQEQGIPIEFDAVVAAAGPEAASIGRPHLARALLAAGHTRYYGEAFDLYLRDGGSAFVSTEFPSVREAIDTIHGAGGLAVWAHPPLDLFDAEIRGFAELGLDGVECYRPNTPPADAFLFETAARTLGLLTTGGSDWHGPHRSKLGDFTVRPHDIREFLEAAEARLDRRPLVIHGDGATG
- a CDS encoding F0F1 ATP synthase subunit epsilon, with the translated sequence MAAPSGAAGTGALHVSVLSPEQTVYEGDADQVVAPAYDGELGILRGHAPLMALLGNGRLRITSGGTTSVFTVDGGFLQVVGNVVTVLAEHAQAA